The Epinephelus moara isolate mb chromosome 21, YSFRI_EMoa_1.0, whole genome shotgun sequence DNA window AAAGccataataaataaactgaCATTACCAAGGTCACAGTTACTGTCTGAagagtgaaaaatatgttttcgaTATTACCACTAGAACATCGACTTTTAACATTATCTaaaaattttaaatatagtCAAGCTAGaacaagagtctacagccatgctagcagctctgtgaggttgtGCTAACTAGGGATGTCAGAAGAACCAATACTTTGGTATCAAGTCCATACCTCAATTCTGTAAGCATGGTGGTACTCAAATTTCTCCCGCATTGTAGACACAACAGTTGCTATTATTCATGACCCAACGAGGCAGCATAAATGCATAAAAGTTTTCTAGGTTGTCGTTTAAAGCCAAAGGAAGAATCAAGATGCCTACCAGCACAGTAGAACTACAACAACACCTGGAAGACAGCaacaagtgcagctgcagcaacagcttTGTCTCGACTCatcaaaaagaaaagcatttttCCTGAGAATTCTTTGCAATCAGCGCATCGCGTATTTACACCCtgcaacaaacagcagcagcctgacAAGGCACTGAGTGTCTATTCTGCGCCGAGCGCTACATGTTTAGCGTTTTTTACTGGTCACCGAGAGCTGAAAAGAATGTTCAACTTTTGTTAAAACACTGCGctcgtcactgtcactttttgcaGGAGGGATGGGATAAATAGCCTACCACAAAGATCAACtgtcacatcttacatgtaAAAGtactaaacaacaacaacaacaatggaggaagaaTATGTTAATATACTGCAGGCTATATATTAATTAATATGTTTCCTATGCGACAAAATCTAATTAATCCACGCTGATTAGTACTTTGCGTTTGAGGCTGCTCATCAGGGCTTAGAATGAAATTTAGATTAAAGCTGAATGTTTTAATAAAGGAGTGTATATTCAAGtacatatgattttttttgttgtgttgttttttaccgtGGTATCACGTTAGGTATCGAGAATCttactggtattggtattgaCTACTAAATTTCTAGTACTTACACACAGTGGacctttgagctaaatgctaacatcaacatgctaacatgctgataatattgCTAATATGCTGATTTTGAGAAGGTATAATGTTTATCATCTCACTTTAGTGTGCCagttagcactaaacacaaagtcaaGCTGAGGCTGAAAGtctttagttttgcaggtatttgttCTACAAATTAAAACTTTGACCCAATGAGAGGATATAGCTGAAAAGTGGTTACCAAAATTATTACAAGTCATTCTGTCGGTGACATGAATGTCTACTCCGTAAACTTACTGATGTTGGCAATGTGATTTTGGTTGCATCTACTGCTGTTGCCGTAACCATTTTTAACAAAAGACAAAGGCAGCGGATGATAGCGGTTCCCTGTGTACACACGTaccatgtcattttgttttggttataTGGCAGCCGCCGTAAACTGGATGGAAAAGAACCCGTCCGGTGACATAGTGGGGTCACTTGATGTGTTAATGCACTaaaagtgtttccattacacTTTTGCGACATACATCTGTATCAGCATGTCTGAAAAACCACCTAATGagagcgtaaaaactttttagTGATATTTGAGAGGTTTTACGAAATTCAGGTGTTTCCACTACCTGTTTTCTGTTGGGCTGTTTAGATTTTGCGTATTTCTAGGGGTAAGCAAAAAATGCGCTTTGCATAAGGTAgctataaaaaatattaaacattaatATTATATTCTACTTTCAttgagtttatttttttcacctACATCTGACCTAATTATTGATATCAGATATTCATGATTCAAGATTTAAACCCTTTAAATGCCAGGTTTTggtcatgatgtcatcatgtttttagatgaaaaaaaaataaacagaacagaaaatatgaattattttcaatagagtgtgccagggctgacgtcaaaacacggaagtttagcatcgcactggttcccggaagagaaagtgaatgtgatttttgcattgcattttggattatgtcagaaaataagctctgtggctaacacaagtttgtgatacttacaggttttgttcagcgagataatcttcacatatgaacacctttcataccgcatttgaagcttaaatgcgatcgccagaagtaaaaagctaacgttaggctttaacggactacatgactactccacggtcgcatgactcttgacgtcaccgccactaagctttcaactgatttcggccgctttattttaaaaacattgtataatggggaaatcggactgtttaagctaaataagaagctgtaatggcggactgccagcactctcgcctgttcgggggtgatgacgtttaatgtccccgacagggtttgtagtcgtattgagcaacttgttagcaaccgccttttttacgacacgtaaaagcttcaaaattcacaagtagggtatttactgacgtgttttatgtcgtagaacaaaacctgaaactcgcttaagcttttgttaaccacagaccttatttgaggcattttaccaaaatcccattcaaaaaacgtattgacttttagacgagagaaccggaagtgctaaaagcgctaNNNNNNNNNNNNNNNNNNNNNNNNNNNNNNNNNNNNNNNNNNNNNNNNNNNNNNNNNNNNNNNNNNNNNNNNNNNNNNNNNNNNNNNNNNNNNNNNNNNNNNNNNNNNNNNNNNNNNNNNNNNNNNNNNNNNNNNNNNNNNNNNNNNNNNNNNNNNNNNNNNNNNNNNNNNNNNNNNNNNNNNNNNNNNNNNNNNNNNNNNNNNNNNNNNNNNNNNNNNNNNNNNNNNNNNNNNNNNNNNNNNNNNNNNNNNNNNNNNNNNNNNNNNNNNNNNNNNNNNNNNNNNNNNNNNNNNNNNNNNNNNNNNNNNNNNNNNNNNNNNNNNNNNNNNNNNNNNNNNNNNNNNNNNNNNNNNNNNNNNNNNNNNNNNNNNNNNNNNNNNNNNNNNNNNNNNNNNNNNNNNNNNNNNNNNNNNNNNNNNNNNNNNNNNNNNNNNNNNNNNNNNNNNNNNNNNNNNNNNNNNNNNNNNNNNNNNNNNNNNNNNNNNNNNNNNNNNNNNNNAATATATCAACTAGAACAATGGGGCTGCAACTGATGAAGAATGGAGTACACATGGTGTCTGTGTGGAACCATGTGGCTGGACACCGCCATGAGACAGTAACCAATGGCATGACTCTACAGCTTGAAGTGGGAGACCAGGTGTACATGAGACTCTGGGGAAACACCTGGATTTTTGACAATTATAATAACCACAGCACCTTCATTGGTCATTTGTTGTTCCCTCTGTGAAAGATATAAAGTTCAAAGTAGGCCTTAAGGAGAGGTCAGCCACATGACTCAGACCATGGCTGTGTTAATACAGGTGGTGGTAATGTTACAATATGAAATGGAGAGACAAATCAAATAATCAATAACATGGGATGGataatattgagggggacagttactcatttttgtgtgtgtttaaagcttCATTGATCAGTTTTAGGTCTCTAATAGGCAGCAGCCACTCTGTCATCTTCTCTGTTAGCTGTTTGCTGCCGGGCAGATAGTGTGGAGTGGGTTTATCTTTATTGCTGGAAGTGTTAATGATCGTTGCTCAGAAAACTTTAAATAATGTAACAATGACAAAATAATGCATGTTAAGAGGAATCCCTGTCATAATTATGCTCCTTGAAAACTGTATATTCATTGATATGTTTGCCtttgtaatgtgttttaataataaAGCTACTCTGGCTCCAGCCTGACAAAATGCTGCtttcattaaaaacatgaaaactgcaattttattttcatttcatatgAGCTAAAATCATGACACAATTGTGATTCAAAAGCAAAAACCACAGTTTGCATTTTAACTGATTTACTCTTGagctttgacaaaaaagaaaaagggaaaaaagctAGTTTGGCACAATGTCTGAAATAATCTGAAATAATATGGTTagaattcagttcaattcaattttatttataaagcccaatattaaatattaatataaaccGAAAAATTAACTCATTGTTTTAAGTGTTACAGCtgtatgtgttctgtgctgctgtcccttttccctccaTTGTACATCTGCTCAGGTGTACTGCATTACTTAACGACGTCCTGGTATGGAGGAGGTGcttaagagctcctgtgccagcagcagaggagagaggcctctggtcctgctgctgttaataaatcccatggatCTAAGTCTTTTAAGGTGTCTTACATGGTTATTTTTGGTCAGTGGTGGCGTTCTGTTCGTCCCATAGGGCCACCAAAGGGTGGGGCCTAACAATGCTCATATTCTTTTTTAGTGGGACTGACTCAAAGTCGCCCAGTGCGACAGTGTGTTGTATAGTACCAAGAGAACTGGACCCAAAAGCTTGACTCGCACAGCTGTTCAGTTTAAAGTGGATTTATTTCAATAAGGCAAGAAGAGGTGTCTTGGGTTGATCCAGGGCACTCGGGGAAACAGGGCGGAGCAGAGCTGGAAACAGTTTGGCAGGCAAACAGGTGACCAGTGAGTGTGAATCTGAggcacagaaaaacacagttcaAGCAAAAAGTTTGTTAGCATCGCAAGGTAGACTGAACGATCTGGCAGAGACTGGACCGCAGAGCCTGGGTATTTGTACTGCTGGGGTTGATTAGTGGATGGCTTTCAGGTGAGCAGGCAGATTGGCAGCAGGACTGATGagagccacacacagacagagagagaggcaaacAGGGAACCACAAGAAACAAAGAGGAGGGGGAAAACAGCTGACACATGAGGAATGAAGGACAGGCACAGACTATGCCCTATTGCATAGAGCAATAAATGACATCAGGCTTTGGCTGCAGAGACATTAGATATGAGTAGGATTAATTAATTTTTGATGTACatcaatcagccaaaacattaaaaccacctacaggtgaagtgaataatattaataattttattacaatgcaatgttctgctgggaaaacttagatcctggcattcatgtggttGTCATCTGACgcactccacccacccaaacactgtgtCAGACCAAGTGCACCCatcatggcagcagcactccTCAATGGCAGTGGTTCCCCAGCAGGACAACGCGTcgtgccacaccacaaaaactgctcaggaatgacccgagGAACGTGACAAGACTCAAGACTTGGACCTTGGGTTCATCCCAATATCCCTCCTCGAGTCCTCTATCCTCAATCACTTGACCCAGAAATCAGTTGAGACTCGCCATCTTGTAGGACGTCTCAATTTGTCAAATTCGCTCTGAGGAGTCAAGGagtcagtagccccttttacactgccagattttcggcgaatgttgggccgttttaaCGGCAAgttgcaagcgtttagacacacagagccggattggcgagtcgatccgaggtgcccaattttccaccttatagggtagtcatattgacagaacctttttggtttaaaaagaacaaggcggccttccgccacgggaggagctgttgatgacttgtgggaggagctgttgatgacgccgcacatgcgacccactggcagtggataaacaggaaacagctgatggcaggaatgagcagctagtactgatagcaagagggaaacgcaaacctgacagacactgtaaagatgagcaactggggagaccgGGGTACTGGCATGTCCCTTGATCAGATTGGAATCTGGAAAATCTGGAGGCTAGGTcgacgccttgagctctttgtcacattcctcggGCCATTGCTGAGCAGTTTTtatggtgtggcatggtgcattgtcctgctgggggggccactgccacTGGGGAGTGCCGTGGCCATGAGGCGGGGCACTTGGTCTATAACAATGTTTCGGTGGGTGGTGCATGTCAAGTGCCATCCACAACAATGACAGGAGCCAAAGTTTCTttgcagaacattgcactgtaacaagatgatcaatattATTCACTTCACATGTCAGTGACTTAAATGTTGTGGCTGACTGGAGTAAGTCTCTTCATGAGAATATCTGATCATAACAAAAATATACCATATCCAGCCTGTCTTATCttttaagtgaacaaaaaaataagattGTAAATACAAAGCTATGGTTTTGTTGAAcaagggtgaaaaaaaaattttgttTGTTCTGGTCCATCAGAGCAGAAGAAAACGCCCTTTGCTCTTCTGACTTTATATATGAAGCATTGTGAGGAGAGCTGATCAAAACAGACAGAAGTGAAAGATGAAGACCTCCGTGGCTGTGTTGACTTTATTCCTCCTCTACCTTAGAGCTGCTGAGGTGCAGCAGCTGGATCACCAGACCGGACAGGGCAACACCTCGAAGATTTCCACCATCGAGGCAGCTTGTCTGTGTGCTGGTGACGTAACAGGGAGCCAGGCAAACTATTGCCAACTTGTTCTCATGTTAAGAGAGCTGGAGGCcaaactgaaaaacactgagaaaCACTTAGAGGATCTGAGGGGAGAGGTCCAAGGTGAGAACATACAGTAACTACACAATACGTTTTAATTATGTCTTGGAGCAGGTATCATTGacattgttttcagtttggcTCAGGTTTAGTTATCTTTAAAAGCACATGTGAGAAGGATGCTTTCAGGGCAGCTTTCTgtcagaaatcttttcattttaacccaaaNTTTTAATTATGTCTTGGAGCAGGTATCATTGacattgttttcagtttggcTCAGGTTTAGTTATCTTTAAAAGCACATGTGAGAAGGATGCTTTCAGGGCAGCTTTCTgtcagaaatcttttcattttaacccaaactatgatctttcctaaacctaaccatgaaAGGTAAACTTCTCTCAACAACTCCTCATTTTCATGTAGCCTCTCAAGGTAAGCGGGTGGCATTTGGAGCAACTATCAGCAATGCTGGAAACATCGGACCTTTTAACACTGACATCACCCTGACCTACAAAAATGTGTACTCAAACACAGGCTCATACAACCCTGCAACAGGTAAACTCACCATAACCAAATACTATCTTTGACTCTGGATACAATGTAAAGCAAAACATATGTAACTCTCTGTCAATCATCCTCAGGTATTTTCACTGCTCCAGTCAGAGGAATCTATTACTTCAGCTTCTCTGGCCATAACATATCATCTAAAGCAATGGGGCTGCAACTGATGAAGAATGGAGTACACACGGTTACTGTGGTCAACCACCCGGCTGGAAACCGCCACGAGACAGCAACCAATGGCATGACTCTACAGCTTGAAGTGGGAGACCAGGTGTACGTGAAACTCAGCCAAAACACCTGGAtttttgataatgaaaataaccacAGCAGCTTCATTGGTTATTTGTTGTTCCCTCTGTAAGTGAAAGGGGAATGTAGTGCTTGCTCTATAAACTGATGAGTATATCCAACATACTCATTTTATCTCTCGTGTAGTTGCCAGCAATTCCAGAGAAAAGTATCTGGAACTTTAGTAGCTAGACGCTTGACTGTGTTT harbors:
- the LOC126382905 gene encoding complement C1q-like protein 2 — protein: MKTSVAVLTLFLLYLRAAEVQQLDHQTGQGNTSKISTIEAACLCAGDVTGSQANYCQLVLMLRELEAKLKNTEKHLEDLRGEVQASQGKRVAFGATISNAGNIGPFNTDITLTYKNVYSNTGSYNPATGIFTAPVRGIYYFSFSGHNISSKAMGLQLMKNGVHTVTVVNHPAGNRHETATNGMTLQLEVGDQVYVKLSQNTWIFDNENNHSSFIGYLLFPL